The Anastrepha ludens isolate Willacy chromosome X, idAnaLude1.1, whole genome shotgun sequence genome includes a window with the following:
- the LOC128869288 gene encoding transforming growth factor beta-2 proprotein, with protein sequence MSARVMPSPPISSSTACLTWMVNISQREYVSKYREYFQRIHERKRHELAELEYTIQDSIEWEIENVPLHIVSIKPNTTEFEQYSRRKRNVLEESNARDYTDNNIDAERKTVINNFILKHEMTKRGLRTRRQKKDRTAMVLHFELETNINQLHPGDVEEANVRLMVIHSSALAAKSAKQNNHSCSTDGIKNGKQKVSKNVSVKHILNLKVYQRLRHGKRVLLDSREVEIKVDPSLADGTQSQWMQFDVTKAVEVWLREQQSNLGLEVQCDNCQRAGVRILNYISFNVANSETYDAQLMPVLNIIGRFGLNYKEIRSNKYSKSAKSIYHHHNVAILANGRHDSNPALYKHSCHKTNQRCCRHTMEVVFKKLKGFEFIIQPKVFDAGYCHGRCPPRYNPAHHHAMLQSLIWKQNREHAPRPCCAPSKLVELEVLHVDEKDSEKLKISTWTDMRVVECACS encoded by the coding sequence GTTAACATAAGTCAACGGGAGTATGTGAGCAAGTATCGAGAGTATTTTCAACGTATACATGAACGTAAGCGGCATGAACTGGCTGAGTTGGAATATACGATTCAAGATTCTATTGAGTGGGAAATAGAAAACGTGCCGTTGCATATTGTTAGTATCAAACCAAATACGACGGAATTCGAACAGTATTCACGCCGAAAACGCAACGTTTTAGAAGAGTCAAATGCGAGAGATTACACAGATAATAATATTGATGCCGAAAGAAAAACAGTTATTAACAACTTCATTTTAAAACACGAGATGACTAAGCGTGGCCTCAGGACGCGCCGGCAAAAAAAGGACAGAACTGCAATGGTTTTGCATTTTGAACTGGAAACAAATATTAATCAACTGCATCCCGGCGATGTCGAGGAGGCCAATGTTCGACTTATGGTTATACACAGCTCAGCCCTAGCTGCCAAGTCTGCCAAGCAAAATAATCACTCTTGTAGCACCGACGGCATCAAAAATGGTAAGCAGAAAGTGAGTAAAAATGTGTCTGTCAagcacattttaaatttaaaggtaTATCAACGTTTGAGGCATGGCAAACGCGTTTTGCTCGATAGTCGTGAAGTGGAAATCAAGGTTGACCCAAGTCTCGCTGACGGTACACAAAGCCAGTGGATGCAATTCGATGTGACAAAAGCTGTGGAAGTATGGCTACGCGAGCAACAGTCCAACCTTGGCCTCGAAGTACAGTGCGACAACTGCCAGCGGGCTGGTGTACGCATACTAAACTACATTTCGTTCAATGTCGCTAATTCTGAAACATATGATGCACAATTAATGccagttttaaatataattggccGGTTTGGCTTAAATTACAAAGAGATAAGATCGAATAAATATTCTAAGTCCGCTAAGTCGATATATCACCATCATAACGTTGCTATACTGGCGAATGGCCGACATGACTCTAATCCTGCGCTGTACAAACACAGTTGCCACAAGACCAATCAACGCTGCTGCCGACACACAATGGAAGTAGTATTCAAAAAACTCAAAGGTTTCGAATTTATAATACAACCGAAGGTATTTGACGCTGGCTACTGCCACGGCCGCTGCCCGCCGCGTTATAACCCCGCCCACCACCACGCCatgttacagagcctaatttgGAAGCAAAATCGTGAGCACGCACCGCGTCCTTGTTGTGCACCATCAAAACTAGTTGAACTCGAAGTTTTACACGTGGACGAAAAAGACAGCGAAAAACTGAAAATCTCAACATGGACTGATATGCGAGTGGTTGAGTGCGCGTGCTCGTAA